The genomic stretch TGTCCGGGTTCTGCGCCGTGCCGCGGAGCACCGGCCGGTCCGGCGTGAGCGCGCGTCCCCGGTGCGCGCGGATCAGATCGTCGTCGAGCATCGCGCGGAGGTCGTCGTCCGAGAGCTCCTCGATCTTGTCCACCTGGTGCGACGTCCTGAACCCGTCGAAGAAGTGGAGGAACGGGACGCGGGACTTCAGGGTCGCGGCCTGCGAGACGCAGGCGAGGTCGTGGGCCTCCTGCACCGAGCCCGATGCGAGCAGCGCGAACCCGGTCTGCCGACAGGCCATGACGTCGGAGTGGTCCCCGAAGATCGACAGGGCGTGGGTGGCCAGCGTGCGAGCCGACACGTGCATCGAGTACGCGGTCAGCTCGCCCGCGATCTTGTACATGTTGGGGATCATCAGCAGGAGTCCCTGGGACGCGGTGAACGTGGTGGTGAGCGCGCCCGCCTGGAGCGCGCCGTGCACCGCCCCGGACGCGCCTCCTTCGGACTGCATCTCGATCACGTCGGGGACGGTACCCCAGATGTTCCGGCGCCCCTGTGCGGACCACTCGTCCGCCCACTCGCCCATGTTGGACGAGGGAGTGATCGGGTAGATGGCGATCACCTCATTGGTGCGGTGGGCCACCGAGGCGGTGGCCTCGTTGCCATCCACGGTGATCATGCGTCGTACGGCCATTCGATGCCTCCTTGTCCTCATCCCCCGGGTCGGACTCCCGGAGGTCGGTCATTCCTCTGGGGAACTCCCGCGTGGAGAACGAGCGAATTTCCCCTCCCCGAACCCTCCGGCCTGGGGTCGCCCGGCCGACGCGACACGGCGTCTGCATCGTTCGGGATGTTTCGGCGAGAAGGTGGCTTGGGGGATAAAGTAGCATGCGGCGGACGTGCCGGAAAGACCCCCATCCCGTTCCGCGGGAGAGGTCGCGCGAGGGCCCTGGACCGGGCGCGAGTTGCTGCTATCCTGTCCCCCGATCGCGACCTCAGGAGGGGACATGGGCCGACCCGTTGCGCTGGTCACGGGAGCGAGCGGAGAGATGGGGCACCTGCTCCTGCCCGCCCTCGAGCACCGCGGATACGACATCGTTTCGCTGGACCTGGTCCCGCTCGAGGCCGCGCAGTCCGCGTGGTGCGCCGAGACCGTCACGGCGAGCATCCTCGACGCCGAGGTCTTGGACGACTTGTTCCGCCGCCACCACCCCGAGATCGTCTTCCATCTCGCCGCGGTGCTCTCCACCAAGGCCGAGCGGGACCCGGATCTCGCCTACGACGTGAACACCCACGGTACCGTGTCGCTGTTCCGGCGCGCCCGCGATGAAGCTCGCGTCCGCGGCGGGAGCGTCCGCTTCTTCTTTCCCAGCAGCATCGCCGTCTACGGCCTCGCCGACGCGCGGGCCAAGGAGGCGGCCGGCGCGGTGAAGGAGAACGACTGGAATTGCCCGTCCGGCATGTACGGGATCAACAAGCTCTACTGCGAGACGCTCGGCTCCTACTTCACGCGCCGCGCACTCGAGCGGGGGGAGCCGGGGATCGACTTCCGCTCCATTCGATTCCCCGGCCTCGTGTCCGCGGAGACCCTTCCGTCCGGCGGCACCAGCGACTACGCGCCGGAGATGATCCACGCTGCCGCGCAAGGAAAGCCGTACGCGTGCTTCGTTCGCGCGGACACGAGGCTGCCGTTCATGACCATGCCCGACGCGGTCGACGCGCTGCTCGCACTGACGTTCGCCGACCCGCGGGCGCTGACGACGCGCGTGTACAACATCGGCGCCTTCAGTCCGTCGGCGGCCGAGATCCGTGCGGCGCTGCTCGAGCCGTTTCCCGACGCCCGCATCGACTTCGAGCCGGAGGCGGCACGACAGGCCATCGTGGACACCTGGCCCGCCGACGTCGACGACCGCCGCGCGCGGGTGGATTGGGGCCACTCGCCTCGCCTCGGGCTGCGCGAGGCGCTGCGGGATTACTTGGTCCCGGCGCTGCTGCAGCGGTACGGCGCACGCGCGGCAACGCGCTAGCGAGACCGAAAACGAGCGGGAGAGGCACCAGCCCGCCGCCGTCCGCGACCTCGCCACCGCCATGATCTTTCGATAAGTCATTGTAGAACAGCAGCTTGCGCGCGCGCCCCAGGGACCATCCGAACCCTGCGCCCGGGGCAGCCGGCCCCCGCGTCGTTGCTTGAAAACTCCCTTTTTCTCAACGGCTTGGGGGTATAATCGCGCCACGACGGGCTGATGCCCGGCCCGCTGGAAGGAGGTTCTCGAGATGGCGAAAGCAGCGAAAAAGAAGGCCTCCCCGAAAAAAAAGGCCGCGAAGAAGAAGCCGGCCGCGAAGAAGGCCTTGAAAAGAGCGCCGAAGAAAACTGCGAAGAAGGTGACCAAGAAGACCGCAAAAAAAACCGCGAAGAAGAAGGCCGCGGCTCCGAAGAAGAAAGCCGCTCCGGCCCCCGCCGCGAAAGCGACGATCGCGCGCAAGCCGGCTGCGGAGAAGGTCCTCCCCGGGAAGCCGCCCGCCGCGATGCCTCCGAAAGAACGGTTTGCGCCGGCGGTGAAGCCGCCCATGACGCCGCAGATGCCCGTGTCCTCCGATCAACCCGTCCGGCCGGACGAAATGCGTCCCGCG from Terriglobia bacterium encodes the following:
- a CDS encoding NAD-dependent epimerase/dehydratase family protein, which translates into the protein MGRPVALVTGASGEMGHLLLPALEHRGYDIVSLDLVPLEAAQSAWCAETVTASILDAEVLDDLFRRHHPEIVFHLAAVLSTKAERDPDLAYDVNTHGTVSLFRRARDEARVRGGSVRFFFPSSIAVYGLADARAKEAAGAVKENDWNCPSGMYGINKLYCETLGSYFTRRALERGEPGIDFRSIRFPGLVSAETLPSGGTSDYAPEMIHAAAQGKPYACFVRADTRLPFMTMPDAVDALLALTFADPRALTTRVYNIGAFSPSAAEIRAALLEPFPDARIDFEPEAARQAIVDTWPADVDDRRARVDWGHSPRLGLREALRDYLVPALLQRYGARAATR
- a CDS encoding histone, with the translated sequence MAKAAKKKASPKKKAAKKKPAAKKALKRAPKKTAKKVTKKTAKKTAKKKAAAPKKKAAPAPAAKATIARKPAAEKVLPGKPPAAMPPKERFAPAVKPPMTPQMPVSSDQPVRPDEMRPAPAWDKPMPPTGGNN